One region of Pagrus major chromosome 5, Pma_NU_1.0 genomic DNA includes:
- the tbx1 gene encoding T-box transcription factor TBX1 has translation MDDGGPLSPKANAFSIASLISAAEQAGNASFDKQSAGLDKPDLHNHSSFKMHYSTVTREMEAFTTSSLSSLNTPGGYHLSPSPGDPYSQHESHFEPCPAAQHNYNYPGSNPGQAPPSDSGTPNCSSSSSNSTPNGKTIVKKNPKVANINVQLEMKALWDEFNQLGTEMIVTKAGRRMFPTFQVKIFGMDPMADYMLLMDFLPVDDKRYRYAFHSSSWLVAGKADPATPGRVHYHPDSPAKGAQWMKQIVSFDKLKLTNNLLDDNGHIILNSMHRYQPRFHVVYVDPRKDSEKYAEENYKTFVFEETRFTAVTAYQNHRITQLKIASNPFAKGFRDCDPEDWPRNHRPGSLPIMSAFARTRNPMSSPPQQNGTEKEDSRREYERDPSGTPIHADPAHQLMSRVLSPALPVPGGLHAVPLTSGRPSPPHDLRSDPHPLPPDTLHHHPYKYPTTYEHYLGAKTRPSPYPIPSIRGHTYHHHMNPATANMYSATSGPSNYDYGPR, from the exons ATGGACGACGGCGGTCCCCTCTCTCCAAAGGCAAATGCTTTCAGTATTGCCTCTCTGATTTCGGCTGCAGAGCAAGCAGGAAACGCATCGTTTGACAAACAGAGCGCCGGCCTGGACAAGCCAGACCTGCACAACCACAGTTCCTTTAAAATGCACTACAGCACTGTCACCCGGGAAATGGAAG CCTTCACGACGAGCAGCCTGAGCAGCCTCAACACGCCGGGGGGCTACCACCTCTCTCCGTCCCCCGGGGACCCCTACAGCCAACATGAGTCCCACTTCGAGCCCTGCCCGGCCGCCCAGCACAACTACAACTACCCCGGGTCTAACCCGGGCCAGGCCCCGCCGAGTGACAGCGGGACTCCCAACTGCTCCTCGTCGTCCTCCAACTCCACACCGAACGGCAAAACTATAGTGAAGAAGAACCCCAAAGTGGCCAACATTAACGTCCAGCTGGAGATGAAAGCTTTATGGGACGAGTTTAATCAGCTGGGCACGGAGATGATCGTCACTAAGGCGGGCAG gaGAATGTTTCCAACTTTCCAAGTGAAAATATTTGGGATGGATCCCATGGCAGACTACATGCTCCTGATGGACTTCCTGCCTGTAGACGACAAACGTTACAG GTACGCTTTCCACAGCTCATCGTGGCTGGTTGCCGGTAAAGCCGACCCCGCCACACCGGGCAGGGTCCATTACCACCCGGACTCTCCGGCCAAAGGCGCCCAGTGGATGAAGCAGATCGTCTCTTTCGATAAACTCAAACTCACCAACAACCTGCTGGACGATAACGGCCAT ATCATCCTGAACTCCATGCACCGCTACCAGCCCAGGTTTCACGTGGTTTATGTGGACCCCCGCAAGGACAGCGAGAAATATGCCGAGGAGAATTACAAAACTTTTGTTTTCGAGGAGACCCGCTTCACAGCGGTCACAGCGTACCAGAACCACCGG ATCACGCAGCTGAAGATAGCCAGCAATCCCTTTGCAAAGGGCTTCAGGGACTGCGACCCAGAGGACTG GCCCAGGAATCACAGGCCAGGCTCTCTGCCAATAATGAGTGCCTTTGCCAGAACAAGAAACCCAATGTCATCTCCCCCTCAGCAGAACGGCACGGAGAAAG AGGACAGCAGGCGGGAGTACGAGCGAGACCCCAGCGGCACGCCCATACACGCCGACCCGGCTCACCAGCTCATGTCCCGGGTCCTCAGCCCCGCCTTGCCCGTCCCGGGAGGCCTCCATGCCGTCCCACTCACCAGTGGCCGACCCAGCCCTCCTCACGACCTTCGGTCAGACCCCCACCCTCTACCGCCGGACACCCTGCACCACCACCCTTACAAGTACCCCACCACCTATGAACACTACCTGGGAGCCAAGACCAGGCCGTCGCCCTATCCTATACCCAGTATCAGAGGACACACGTACCACCACCACATGAACCCAGCCACAGCTAACATGTACTCAGCCACCAGTGGCCCCTCTAACTATGACTACGGGCCCAGATAA